Proteins from a genomic interval of Rosa chinensis cultivar Old Blush chromosome 2, RchiOBHm-V2, whole genome shotgun sequence:
- the LOC112187379 gene encoding F-box protein CPR1 — protein MAETEELPEEIIVNILTWLPLKSLIRFTSVSKRLHSIILSDPKFAQSQLKAARQQKTLSRRLLVSTDYFPYNCGPQFESLRLDHTSSFGDPSSVTKLSLPFPPPRFCHIKLLGSCNGLVFLVIFSFGEKLFYIWNPAIGLFKQLPDPGFPCTGSLPPVTASFYGVGYLSATDDYKVLAACRDGFHETEKEVRIFSVRTHLWESIESLSDVRLGSRGTLSNNALHWLNHQNEHEMVSFDLAVQEFRRMALPTFDHDGESLSRLGVYGGCLCVSRIPEGACDSIDLWVMKEYDVCDSWSMLFSLKLSHPLELHCFHSYIAEFLIVESSTVAASVSGPGITLINIDHNGDDKLGQYMVEGHVISMIEYEESLLWIGGYHPVEEKEQVQILEIHQKASQS, from the coding sequence ATGGCGGAAACAGAAGAGCTACCGGAAGAGATTATAGTGAATATCCTTACTTGGTTGCCCCTCAAGTCCTTAATCCGATTCACCTCCGTTTCCAAACGCCTGCATTCCATTATATTGTCCGATCCCAAATTCGCCCAATCCCAACTCAAAGCAGCTCGTCAGCAGAAAACCCTCAGCCGCAGACTTCTCGTCTCCACCGACTACTTTCCCTACAACTGTGGACCTCAATTCGAATCCCTACGCTTAGATCATACGTCGTCGTTTGGAGACCCTTCCTCCGTTACAAAGCTCAGTCTCCCTTTCCCACCACCACGGTTCTGTCATATCAAGCTACTGGGTTCCTGCAATGGTCTGGTATttcttgtaattttttcttttggtgagaAACTGTTTTACATCTGGAACCCAGCCATTGGATTGTTCAAGCAATTACCTGACCCAGGTTTTCCATGTACTGGAAGTTTGCCACCAGTGACCGCAAGTTTTTATGGTGTGGGCTACTTGTCGGCCACTGATGACTACAAAGTTTTGGCAGCCTGCAGGGATGGCTTTCATGAAACGGAGAAAGAGGTCCGGATATTCTCAGTGAGAACTCATCTTTGGGAGAGCATTGAATCCCTCAGCGATGTTAGACTCGGTAGTCGAGGGACTCTTTCGAATAATGCACTTCATTGGCTAAATCACCAGAACGAGCATGAAATGGTCTCTTTTGACTTGGCTGTGCAGGAGTTCCGGAGAATGGCACTGCCTACTTTCGACCATGATGGTGAGAGTTTGAGCCGTCTTGGGGTTTATGGAGGGTGCCTGTGTGTGTCGCGTATTCCGGAGGGTGCTTGTGACTCTATTGATCTCTGGGTCATGAAAGAATATGACGTGTGTGACTCGTGGTCTATGCTCTTTAGCTTAAAGCTCTCCCACCCGCTTGAGTTGCACTGTTTTCACTCATATATTGCAGAGTTCTTGATTGTGGAGAGTAGTACAGTTGCCGCGAGTGTATCTGGCCCCGGGATCACGTTGATAAATATTGATCATAATGGAGACGATAAGCTTGGCCAGTATATGGTTGAAGGTCATGTGATTTCTATGATTGAATATGAAGAGAGTCTACTTTGGATTGGTGGTTATCATCCAGTTGAAGAGAAAGAGCAGGTCCAGATACTCGAAATCCATCAGAAGGCCTCACAAAGCTGA